A single genomic interval of Corvus cornix cornix isolate S_Up_H32 chromosome 1, ASM73873v5, whole genome shotgun sequence harbors:
- the P2RY2 gene encoding P2Y purinoceptor 2: MENLMTPPAWTRVTNSSLDPGGTDDNPYKCVFDEDFKYVLLPVSYGIVCVVGLFLNLLALYSFIFRIKTWNASTTYMFNLAISDTLYVVSLPLLVYYYAMGDNWPFSVGLCKIVRFLFYTNLYCSILFLLCISIHRFLGICFPLKSLQWGHVRHARRVSVVVWAVTVVCQSPVLFFVTTSVKGDTITCHDTSSKDLFGQFVIYSSVMLVLLFCIPFLIIIVCYCLMARRLLQPTRGISRLSRSKKKSVKMIIIVLVVFIVCFLPFHVTRTLYYSFRSWDLSCETLNAINLAYKVTRPLASTNSCLDPILYFLAGQRFMKFAGNKMLGKPQNEVALGIVPNSHLGTSSDTDTLSKDLKS, translated from the coding sequence ATGGAGAACCTCATGACTCCTCCAGCCTGGACCAGAGTCACCAACAGCTCCTTGGACCCAGGTGGCACAGATGACAACCCCTACAAGTGCGTATTTGATGAGGACTTCAAATACGTCCTGCTGCCCGTCTCCTATGGCATCGTGTGTGTGGTGGGGCTCTTTCTCAACCTGCTGGCCCTCTACTCCTTCATCTTCAGGATCAAGACCTGGAACGCCTCCACCACCTACATGTTCAACCTGGCCATATCCGACACGCTCTACGTGgtctccctgcccctcctggTGTATTATTACGCCATGGGGGACAACTGGCCCTTCAGCGTGGGGCTGTGTAAGATCGTCCGCTTCTTGTTCTACACCAACCTCTACTGCAGCATCCTCTTCCTGCTGTGCATCAGCATCCATCGATTCCTGGGCATCTGCTTCCCGCTGAAGTCGCTGCAGTGGGGCCACGTGCGCCACGCCCGCAGGGTGTCGGTCGTGGTGTGGGCGGTGACCGTGGTGTGCCAGTCCCCCGTGCTCTTCTTCGTCACCACCAGCGTCAAGGGTGACACCATCACCTGCCACGACACGTCCAGCAAGGACCTCTTTGGCCAGTTTGTCATTTACAGCTCGGtgatgctggtgctgctcttctGCATCCCTTTCCTCATCATCATCGTCTGCTACTGCCTGATGGCCCGgcggctgctgcagcccacCCGGGGCATTTCCCGCCTGTCCCGCTCCAAAAAGAAGTCGGTGAAGATGATCATCATCGTCTTGGTGGTCttcattgtttgttttcttcccttccatgTCACTCGTACCTTGTACTACTCCTTCCGGAGCTGGGACCTGAGCTGTGAGACCCTCAATGCCATCAATTTAGCCTACAAGGTGACTCGTCCCCTCGCCAGCACCAACAGCTGCTTGGATcccattttgtatttcttagCAGGGCAGCGATTTATGAAGTTTGCGGGCAACAAAATGCTAGGGAAGCCTCAGAACGAGGTGGCACTGGGCATCGTGCCCAACAGTCACCTGGGAACCAGCAGCGACACGGACACGCTCTCCAAGGATCTGAAATCCTAg